The window GAAGGTTCAATAAGGGTCTCATCGCTTATCCCTGAAGGCTCTTTAATTGAAAAGGGTAAGAGGATTATTGAACTGAACAGATGCACTATCTGCCATGAAATTGAAGGGATAGCAGATCTTCTCCCTGTTAAAGAACCCAGTGTAGAACCTGAAAATACCTTTGCACATTTATTGAATGATGTTCGTTGTATGACGTGTCATAAAATACAGGGTAATGGTGGTTCTTATGCTCCTGAACTGACACATGAAGGGAGCAAACTTAAACAGAAATGGATTAAGGGTTTCTTACAGAAGCCTGATATTATCCGTCCTCTATTACAGCAGATGCCTAAATTTAACATTACTGAGGATGAGGCTGAGCTTGCAGTTGAGTTTATTGAGGAATACTTTGTAAACGACGATATTCCTGTTGCAAAGTTTGCCGACAGAGAGCCAACTGACGAGGAAATCAGTAAAGGTAAGGAGCTTTATGATGTAAAGGGGTGTAGAAGTTGCCATGCGATACAAGAGGGAGGAATTGTTGGTCCAACATTAAAAAGAGTTGGTGACAGGTTAGAAAATGGTTTTATATATCATCATCTGAAAAATCCTCACCTGGAAGTTCCTGATGGAGTTGAACCAAATTTTCAATTTTCGGATGAAGAGGCGGTTGCTATCACGAATTATCTGATGTCATGTAAGGATAAGGAAAAAAATTAAATTTTTCGAAAAAAAATTATTATGAGAAAATTAATTCAAACTACGGCTTTAAAATTTATTGTTGTTTTAACAGCATCATTCTTAGTTTCAAATATTTTTCTTCGTGTAGTTATCAGTGAAGAAGCAGTTACAGAAGTGGCTGTAGAAATCAAGAAAATTATCTTGCTTGAAGAACAGAAACCTTATCTAACAACGCCGAAGAATACGTTTAATTATTACTGTGCACCTTGCCATGGAGACAAAGGGAATGGAAAGGGGATCTATTTTACTATAGACCTTGAACCAAAACCAAGGGACCTTACAGATGTTGAATACATGGCAAAGCTGACCGATGATTACCTGCTCAATTACATCAAAACAGGCTCAGCAGCAATGGGAAAGTCAGATTTATGTCCACCATGGGGAGGGACCTTTGATGAGAAGAGAATAAAAGAAATAATCGGTCATATTCGATCACTGACAATTGCAAAATCGGGTAGTGGTGAAAAAGCTGTCACCGGTACTGAAGATGTAGCCGCAGCCAAAGCGTCGGCTGCCGATGATACGCCTATGTTCATTAAATGGGGTGTGCTCATTTTCTTGTGTCTCGTATGTATGTTTGCTGCACGTAAAGAGTGGAAGAAACTGAAATCGGAAACTGAGTCTAAATAGGTGTTAATAGATTCATTGTTACCGCTGCTATCGGTACTATACACAAATTTCAATATTTATTTGAGAACTTTATAAATTGTTTAAAAAGATATTTATTCCGATCGATAATTCAAGATTTTCAGAATACTGTTCGGAAATAGGGATAACATTAGCAAGGAAATTTGACTCCGAGGTTATTGGTGGACACGTGTATGCCGCTAATTTACATCACCAGCGATTTAAGGAGATGGAAAGTGGTTTACCGGTACAGTACCGTAATGAGGAGGAGCTAAAAAAACAGAGAGAATTCCATAATTCCCTGATTGGTCGAGGTCTCAGAATGATTTCTGACTCATATCTCGACAAACTCGAAAAGAGATGTAAGGATAATAGCCTACCATTCAAACGGAATTTACAGGAAGGAAAAAATTATATTGAGTTGGTAAATCAGATTATCGATAATCACTATGATTTAGCAATTATCGGTGTAAGAGGACTTGGGGAAGTGTCTGACAAGGTTATCGGCAGTGTCTGCGAGAGAGTTGTCAGGCGGATAAATGCTGATGTTCTAATCGTGAAGAACGATAGACCCATTGATGGCAGGGTACTTGTTGCCGTCGATGGAAGCGAACAGTCTTTCAGGTCGGTTGACATAGCATGTAAATTAGCACAGAATTTTGATATAGAGATCGATGCTCTGTCTGTTTATGATCCTCATTTTCACAGAGTTGCATTTGAAGGTATTGCAAAGGTGATTTCCGGCGAGATGGAAACTGTTTTTAAATCAGAGGAGCAGGAAGAGCTTCATGACAATGTGATCGATAAGGGGCTGGAGAAAATCTATCATGATCATCTGCAGGTTACTATTAAGAAAACAAAGGAGTACGGTATTGATATTAAGACAACACTACTTGAAGGAAAATCGTACGATCAGATTTTAAAGTATCAGGATAAGGTTAAACCTTCGCTTCTGGTGATCGGCCGTACCGGTATGCACACAAACAAGGGTTTGGATCTCGGTAGTGCGACCGAGAACATATTACGCTTTGCAGATTGTAACGTTCTTATTACAAAAAATGTCATGGCTGATAACGTCAACCCTTTTTTTGAAAAGATGAAAGAGGATCAGGGAATTGAAAGAGATGTAACTGTCGCCTCTGAAGTTCGGGAAATTGCATGGAATGAAGATGCAAGATTGTTGATGTCTAAAGTGCCTGCATTTGTAAGAGAAATGGTAAAAAAAGAAGTTGAAAGTTATGCTTCTAAAAATGCGAAGAGCATTATTACCGGGGAAGTTGTCGAGGAAGCTAAAGCAAAATGGGCAAATGTAATGAACATTTCCTGATAGTAACCATGTAGTACGTAAATCATACCCCACTGTCTTTTCTCAAACACAAGAAATTACTTTCCATACCAGCAGTGTACAATCATGTTTTTTACGTCGGCGTCTTTTGTCTTACCCGAACGCTTTTATCGGGTATCCAGAGACCCGTTTCATTATGGATTCCTGCTAAAAACATGCGGGATGACGGTTTTGAGGCAAATAAGTACGTAAAAACCTGACCGGACAATCTTGTTTCCATACAGAATATACGGTAACAATTTTTATGCAAGGTCTACCAACGAGAGAGAGAGAGAAAATGATCTCCCTGATAGCATTTGTTACCTGAAATCTATCGGGATAAATTTGTAAGCCATTGGCGATAACCCCCCGGATTTACCATACCTTCACAATATCCCTCCATAATAGGGATAGGCCCTGTTTTGTTCATGTGTTGAAAACAGTGGTAATTTTATTTGACTTGAAAGCATATGATCTATATGGTATATATTTTAAAAAGTATACAGTAGCGT is drawn from Candidatus Scalindua sp. and contains these coding sequences:
- a CDS encoding cytochrome c, yielding MRKLIQTTALKFIVVLTASFLVSNIFLRVVISEEAVTEVAVEIKKIILLEEQKPYLTTPKNTFNYYCAPCHGDKGNGKGIYFTIDLEPKPRDLTDVEYMAKLTDDYLLNYIKTGSAAMGKSDLCPPWGGTFDEKRIKEIIGHIRSLTIAKSGSGEKAVTGTEDVAAAKASAADDTPMFIKWGVLIFLCLVCMFAARKEWKKLKSETESK
- a CDS encoding universal stress protein codes for the protein MFKKIFIPIDNSRFSEYCSEIGITLARKFDSEVIGGHVYAANLHHQRFKEMESGLPVQYRNEEELKKQREFHNSLIGRGLRMISDSYLDKLEKRCKDNSLPFKRNLQEGKNYIELVNQIIDNHYDLAIIGVRGLGEVSDKVIGSVCERVVRRINADVLIVKNDRPIDGRVLVAVDGSEQSFRSVDIACKLAQNFDIEIDALSVYDPHFHRVAFEGIAKVISGEMETVFKSEEQEELHDNVIDKGLEKIYHDHLQVTIKKTKEYGIDIKTTLLEGKSYDQILKYQDKVKPSLLVIGRTGMHTNKGLDLGSATENILRFADCNVLITKNVMADNVNPFFEKMKEDQGIERDVTVASEVREIAWNEDARLLMSKVPAFVREMVKKEVESYASKNAKSIITGEVVEEAKAKWANVMNIS